The Emys orbicularis isolate rEmyOrb1 chromosome 9, rEmyOrb1.hap1, whole genome shotgun sequence genomic sequence gctcagagcagcatgtctggcagccgcactgcccggctggagccagacacgctgctgtgCTGCTCGGCAGGAATGCGCAACCACGCCGCCCAGCACACTGCCCGCGCagcggcatggctgcaggggaggggggaaagtgggggaggggccgggagctcaagggctgggcaggatggtggtcccgcgggccgtatgtggcccgtgggccgtagcttgcccacctctggtctagcttcagcttccagccactgcatCGTGCTATACTGGTGTGCTAACCCGGAGAGCCCACTATCAAAAGATTTGGTCCCTGTGTACGGTACTTATCGGCTATGACCAAGTCACACCTTTAGCTTCTCTGTGTgaagctaaacagactgagctcttgGAGTTTGTCACTGCAcatcaggttttctaatcctttaatcgttctcgtggctcttctctgacccctttcCAACTGATCACAGTCCTGCTGGAGTTGTggggaccagaactggacacaggattccagtagcCAGCGCACCAGTGCCaaagacagaggtaaaataacctctctgctcccagtCGAGATTCCCAgttcatgcatcccaggattgcattcgCTTTTTTGGCCACATatggggagctcatgttcagctgattatccaccatgactcccaaacctttttcagagtctctgcttcccaggacagagtggCCCACCTTGTGCATATGGCCGACACTCTCTGTTCCCAGCTgtgcacatttacatttagctgtattcacatgcatattgtttgcttgcacccaggtTACCAAATGAGCCAGAGCACCCTGTCTCCATTCCCAAATCCTAGCCTGCCTCCATACCAGGAGGGActgcccacccttcccctagtactcctgctctgctccccccggAAAATCCAACTGTCCTATCTGCAGGGGTGGGGTGTAACACAACATCAGCtagagcagctgagcccagccagaCCTGGCCCTCgcttggggaaggagggagcagcaTTGGGTAGGACACCCTTGCTGCTagcagccaagctctgctctcCTAAAACAGACTAGTTCAACTCCCGCCCCCCTGCAGcctgcctggaagggcccaggggtgggggcgaggcgcagaaactgcacagagGAGCCTACAGACAGGGCATTTATTGGGGAAGGAGCTTGGTTCCAGATGAATGCAGCCCACTGTGTGGGTGCAGGACAGTGCCCCTGCCTCTGGGGCAGGAGCATGGCACAGTGTCCTCTGCCCTTACCTAGGGCCAGCCTGGCCCACTTGCTCACCCAGCAGCTCCTAGCCCCGCCAGGGCCTGGCCACACACTTCACAGCCACCCTCAGTCTCTGCGCTGCCATGGGCAGCATGGCCCCACTGGCCTAGCGAGCCTTCTTGTGGGGGCGCTGGTGGTGCCTGGAATGCTGAGGCGTGGGCGCCAGGGCAGCGCCCCCTCTGCGGGTGGGCATGGTGCTCTGGGGGCTAGCGTCCTCAGCAGATATGGGCTGGATGATATGGCCTGGCTGGGTGAGGATGCGGGGGGCTGTCAGCTTCTGGAAGGCTCGCTGTGTGTTCCACGTGGGCCCCACTGGCGCCCGGATGCTCCGCTCAAACTGCTGGCGGCGGTCGAAGGGGAAAGGGACCTCATTGACCTGCCAGAGGGGGAGATACAGACAGGGTCAGCACCCTGTCCTGGCACCAGACTGGGCATGGCTGGTCCCGCTAGGGCAGCCAGGGCACGCTAAGGGGGTCACTAGAGACCCACACTAGAGGGAGAGCTGCCTGCGCTGGGCTCCACATAGGCTGGATCTTCGCTCCAGGCCCCCACTACCCCAGTATTCAGGGCTGGTGGGGACTCAGCCCCGAAGCAGAGGAGAGCCCAGCTGTGATGCTGGCTGCTGCAGGGAAGCTGTGGTGtcagtgctgctcctgcctgctgcAGCTGGAACCCTGGCACCCCCTACACAGTCAGCTGAGGCCAGGGCTCATGGAGGTTTGGTGCGACTGGTCCTGGGAGGGAAGTGATTCCTGAAACGCCTCCTTGCTGGCCAGAGCGCCTGCCCAGCCTACTCTAAGCCTGTGCACTGGAGCCACTGTGGTTCTAGTTGTCCCCACAGTGCCCTCTGGTCTGTCTGAGGGCTGAACAACTCCTTCCTATCCAGGGACTCATCAGGGGGAAGCTAACCTCTGAGTGGGTGGAGCCCCACAGGGCGTGGCCTGCCCCAAGGGGCAGGACCTGCCACCAGGGCAGTCAGGGTTCCCCTCACCTGGTGTGCTGCAGCCAGGATGTTGCGCTGCTGGCTAATGATGACATGGGGCAGGTGCTGATCTCTCCTAGGTGGCCCCGGCACCGGCTTGATGAGGAACCTGAGAGACAATGAGACAGATTAGGCTGCAAGGCTCCAGCGAGGGGCGAGACATCCCCCCATGCCCTGGTCTTGCCTGTACATACCGCTTCCTCTTCCTGGCGCTAGGCCGCAGCCCCGTGCCACCCCACTCGCCCCATCCGGGTAGAACCAGATCCATAGCCTGCGGCTTCCCCGCCTGCTCCACCTTGCGCTTCTCCCGCAGGAAGTCAGCAATGACGTCGTCCCCCGCAAAGGCCTCCTTGATCACCAGCCTCTGGtctgcagcctcctcctcctgccaggaGAGATAAGCACCCATGGCATCCGCCTACCTCCCTTCCCAAGACAGAGACCAGCACCCATGGCATctgcctgcccctctccccctgcctgagACAGAGATCAGACCCAGGGCACCCgcctgccctctcctgagacagATTAGCACCCATGGCACCCACCTGGCCCCCTCACTGAGACAGAGATCAGCACCCATggcacctcctgccccctccccactccttatAGCAGCAGGCAGCACGGAGCCCAGCTCACCTCGTCCTGCACAGAGACCGGCTGGGCAGGACACTGGATCACGTGGGACTCCCCAGCCAGGACCGCCTGCAGATTGATCATCTTCTGCTTAGGTGCCTTCTTGGCCGTATGgccacccccagcactgccctcTTCCTCTGACTCCTGCAGTGTCCCGGTGGGCCAGGGCCGCTCCTGctcttctgccccctcctcctggcCCAAAGCATCTATCTCCTCCGGCGTGCACCGCCTGCCCAGCTGCTCGGACAGCAGCGGCCCCTCCGGCCCCTGGGCAGGTTGTTCCACTCCAGGATCCGTCTGCACATTCGACAGCAGCTCCACAAACAAGTGTTCCTCCTCTGCTTCGCCAGCACCTGCAGAGAGCACTGGGTGAAGGCACTACTACCTGCTGTGGGTATAACAGGCCCCAAGGATGGCATGGGGGGGCCCAGCGGGCTGATGGGTGAGAGATGCTGCTCCTCCCAGAGCAGCAGGGTGGCAAGGGATTCACACAGCCTCTCTTCCAGCCCAACCAGCTCCTGACAGATGGTGGTAGGAGGCTCCAAACCTGACTCCTGTCCTCCCACCACATCAGGTCcagggcctgcccccccccagggactccgccccccccccccccaacctcctcccccgacatccagccctgggcctgcccACTCTCCCGACATCAGATCCCGGCATGCCCACAATGGGGCTCCGGGCTCCCGAcatctggccccagcctgctcacccttgggctctgggctccccgcctgTTGCCGTGTACATCGTCTTTGCTCAAAGTCTTGTAACAAGATCTCCTCCTCTGACACCTCCTCTCCCTCATTCCCAGCATCCTCTGGGGCAACAGACTCTCTGGGGTCCTTGGGatcctcctgcatcccagagtCCTTTGCTTCACTGCTGGGTTTCCCCAACATCCAAGGGTTGACTCCGTCCGTGCTGGGCTGCACTTCATTGATGGAGTCCGGGAGGAGGCCTTCCCCAGCCACGTCGCCCTCCTCTTCGCCCTCTGGCTCCATAGGCACTTTCTGGGTCAGCTCCTTgttcctggccagctgctcctgcaTGGCCTTGCGGGCCTGCAGGGACGTGGGAACACATTCACAGCCAGGCCCAGAAaagcccccacactgcccccaacACAGAGCCACCCTTCCCCCAACAGCTCCTCACCTCCAAGTTGTACTTGGCCATAATGGCCCTGGAGCGGGCCCATTTCCCCTTGTTCTGGTGCTTGAGGCTCATCCTCTCCTGGGGAGGGAAGAAAGCAAAGAGAGGCATCAGCAAGGGCTTCTCTGTGCGGCTGGGGAATCTCAGGGTGCAGAGAGTCCCCGAGGCATCACCTCAATCCTGCTTCTCTCCATCTCCTCCAGCTTTGTCAGGGCAGCCTCGGGGTCTAGCTTCCGCAGCACCTCAAACTCCTTCAGGGCCTTGCGACTCCTGCCCTTCTGCAGCACTCGGTGGTATCTGCGCAGTGAGAGCAGAGCAGCCAGAAGGTGAAGGCGCCAGCCGAGCTGCCCTCCCACAGCAGGAAGTGAGAGAGCTCACACTGGCTCATCGCTAACCCGCCCCGCACCTAGGCTCCAGGGCAAGTGGAACCCAGGGCTCCTAGCAggccccccaacctccccacacACTAACACCTGCGTGGCCGGCTCCTTACTTCTTGCTCTTGATCTTCTTCTCTCGTCGGGCCTTGGCCTCATAGTAGGACTGCAGGGCACGGGCCTTCTGCAGCTCTGCCCGGCGCAGCTGAGCCTGAAACACACAGCACAGGGTGACGGCCAGCTTCAAGGGGGGCCTGCACCCCAGGGGGGCACGGACAGGGAGGGCACGGCCCACTCACCTCCTCCAGGCTCATCGCCCGCAGCGAGGCCTCTTCCAGAGGCGTCAGCAGCGGGTCCGTCACCGGCTGCTGCGTCTTATGGAGAAGACTGAAGATCTCCTGCTCCAGCGGTGTTCGGGTCTTCGGGACAAGGAGGGCAGCAAGTGAGCACATACAAGGTGTGCGGGGGCAACCTCATTGGGATCTCCCCGGCCATGGGCTCTGGCCATCCCACCCACTCCCCCTCACAGgcccagagggagggagggattctCCTCTTCCTGCGGGCCCCAAGGTTAGCAAGGGGAGCCACCAGCCAGTCTTAGCAGCCCCACCTCAGTGAGGGCTCAGGTGACGCCCCACCTCAGTGAGGGCTGCTAGTCACATGGGAGCCCCCAGCCTCAGCTAGCTCCTCACCCTCAAAATAACCCAAAGGAGTGGGGGCCATTTCACCATAGCTcctgagaggggatggggggggacacAAGGAGGGGACACCAATCGAACCCAAGGCTCCGTGGGTGGGGGGCACCCAGACAAGTGTACTATGGATCACTGGGCAATTTCCACAGAAGGGTCAGGGAGACATCCCCATTAACTGCCCCCTATCCTTTTGCCCCATCTGGTCCCCACTATTgtggggatttcagggtgcaGGATCGGGACCCCCAGGTGGTGGGGGTTAGGTGGGTGGGGACTTGGGTCTGGGGACTTCCTGAGGCCAGTCTgctggggcaaagggggcacaACAGCAAGAACCTGCCGCTTTCACAAGGCTTTTGGTGAAAATTCAACATCAGCCCGGGGCTGAAACCAAGCCAGGCCTGGTGCGTGGACCAGCCACCCTCAGCCAGCACATGGGGTGGGCACCCCCAGAATACCAGGCACAGCTAGAAAGCCTCCACTATCAACACAGGGCACTGCCCAGCAGCGCCCTGAAGGCTAGACTTGGCCATGGTCAGAGAGGCAGAGGTGAATGATAAAACCCAGCAACCCTAGCTCAGTCCCcagtccaaccccccgccccccaacactccccagccagtgccccagaggaagCCCCTGCGCCCCAGGGAACACAGGGGGGAGATGGGATGCAGAATGTCCATC encodes the following:
- the UTP14A gene encoding U3 small nucleolar RNA-associated protein 14 homolog A — encoded protein: MAEEDLFRSDHPVSASEDEGDGNEERRHSQLLEAVSSLAGRKRRKLAERTEASLQVSEFNLSCEGAGEKLVLPELLGSIRASSSLGILKKQLNRVKQKKSVELPLSKEESERVVREAAYNKTSKAVAKWEQVVLQNRRAEQLVFPLKQEQMRVAPIEEVLTGWKTRTPLEQEIFSLLHKTQQPVTDPLLTPLEEASLRAMSLEEAQLRRAELQKARALQSYYEAKARREKKIKSKKYHRVLQKGRSRKALKEFEVLRKLDPEAALTKLEEMERSRIEERMSLKHQNKGKWARSRAIMAKYNLEARKAMQEQLARNKELTQKVPMEPEGEEEGDVAGEGLLPDSINEVQPSTDGVNPWMLGKPSSEAKDSGMQEDPKDPRESVAPEDAGNEGEEVSEEEILLQDFEQRRCTRQQAGSPEPKGAGEAEEEHLFVELLSNVQTDPGVEQPAQGPEGPLLSEQLGRRCTPEEIDALGQEEGAEEQERPWPTGTLQESEEEGSAGGGHTAKKAPKQKMINLQAVLAGESHVIQCPAQPVSVQDEEEEAADQRLVIKEAFAGDDVIADFLREKRKVEQAGKPQAMDLVLPGWGEWGGTGLRPSARKRKRFLIKPVPGPPRRDQHLPHVIISQQRNILAAAHQVNEVPFPFDRRQQFERSIRAPVGPTWNTQRAFQKLTAPRILTQPGHIIQPISAEDASPQSTMPTRRGGAALAPTPQHSRHHQRPHKKAR